The genomic DNA AGAGCTGCGTGGTCATCTTCCAAATACCCAACTATATCAAAATAATATCGATTTAATAAATTTTCTAAATAAGTATCACTACAAAGATGTCATATTAAAACCCATTTTTGGGTATAGCAGTGAAGGAATTTTTCGAATTAAGTTTCAAGAAAATGAAAAAATTCAGCTTTTACAAAAACAAGGATTAAAAATGGAAATGCAGGAATTTACCAATTACAAAGAATTTTGGGATTTTCTTTCATTAAATATTCATTATGGCAGCTACATTATCCAGCAAAGTATCGAAACAATAAAACAACGTGAAAATGTAAGCGATATCCGCCTGAATATGAATAAGAACAGTAAAGGTCAATGGGAAGTGTCTTTATTGTTATTCCGTGTCGCTACTAATAGTAGTATTGTGATTCCATTATCGATATCAGTCTTCAATCTGGAAAATTTTACGAAATCGTCAATTTATGAAAAGGAAAAAATGGGTGATATAGAAAAGTCGATCATAAATCTTGGTCATAAAATTTGCCATGCTTTTGACAAATCAGGATATCATATGGCAGACTTGGGGATTGATTTAGGAATGGATGAAAATGGTCATTTATGGATTTTTGAAGTAAATCCTCTTCCACATCCAACTCTGGGATCTGTCCGAGATTATTCGTTGACCAGACCGGTGGAATATGCCTTATATCTTGCATCGAAAAGGTCATAATGTAAACTCCCATCAGTGGAGGTTTTTCGAAGTACAGGATGTACGAGTGCCGACGAAGACATAAGGACGTGGGCTTTTTGTCATCGATCATTCCCCACTGATGGAAAGTTGAACCAATCGACTCTTACAGGAATACTTACTATTATAATGTTATAGCCAGTTATAAAGATTAGATAGTCTTTCTACCAAGAAGCATGATGAAAAATTATTTTTAGAATAAAGAAAGAGCTCATTTGGATTTCTAAGAAAAGAATCCCCATTATTAATTCCATTGTATTGTATATGCCATCCCTTGTTTTTTAATTCATCCATGAATTTGGGTTTTCTTTCCAAGAATATTTTTCTTTCTGCATGCATTTGGGAACGTAATGGATAGTGTTTTACAAGAAATTTAAACGGGGCAACCTTTCGATTATTAAATTGAGCGTCATGTCCACCTGAGTTTAATAAATTTATCCGTTGATCAGTCTTTTTCCACGTTTTTATAAATCCTCCATGGTATATTCCGAAATCAAAGTACTTAAAATGTTTCTCAAAATCTCCGCTTGTAAAGGTATTATCAATTGGATGAAAATTAATCACTGTATGATCAATGGCATTGTAACCCATTTGATCAACATATTGAATCGCATCTCTTAAACTTAATTCTTCCCATGGAGATTCTCGAATTTCATCGGCATCACAATGGATAAACCAATTGGCATCTAAACTGCTTGAAAGCTCTTCTTTTCTCTCTAAAATCTGTGCGAAATTGAATTTGTTATCATTTTCATTTGGTTGAGTGAAAGGGAACCTTTCGCAGCCAATAAAATAAGGATTGCTTTTAAAATACTTTAAAATATCATAAGTTTTGTCGGTAGACCAATTATCTAAGACATAAACATATATTTTTTGTTCAATTAATTTATTAATGGAATAATAGATGACATCTTCTTCATTATATACAGCCATAAGTGCCACTACTTTAAAATCATCATCAAATGATTCTTTTGATAAATCCTCATTTCCTATTATTGCTAAAATTTGATCTTTTTTATTGGTAGATTTGTTTATTTTCGTTAAACCTAAAAATTCAATGTTAAATATTAAATGATTTAGTAATTTTTTGAACTCGGATATGTTCCAATTCCTTTTACTTTTTAATATAAAGGAAGAATCCGGTGGTTGCTGCAGCTCTCTTTCTGGAGTTGTGATTAAACACATAGGGGAATACTTCATAGCTGTTTGAATGTTTAGCAGCAAATTCATTGGATTTTCTAGATATTCAATTTGATTTAAACAAAGTATTAATGATTCATTTAAGACTTGATCACTAATAGGCAATATTTTTACTTCCTCAAAATTATATTCAATCCATGTGTCAGAAATCTTATTATTTATTGAATTTTCTATATTATGTTTACGATCTAATACAATAATTTTAAATTTAAGAGATAATTTTTCTAAAATATCGATATGTTTACACCCAAATGCAACAATATATTTACAATTTAACCTTAAACCTAAGAATTCTATAAAAGAAAGAAGATCATTTTTTAATGGATGATTTTTTTCTCCGTGATAATCGTTATTTATTTCTAATTCTGCACCTGATTTCTTTTTTTCATTTATAAAATAATTTTCCTCGATTAAGCTTTTTAGTAAATTATCCAAACGACACACCCCTTAGAATTTCTAATCAGATCATGTAGTTAACTTATTATATGAATGAGGTATGAAAAGGGAATTTGTTTAGTTTTATTAATTAATCGAACTGCTGGAACGGTACAGACGGTGGTGTAGAGGTGGGGGTTAGTCACCTATCCTATTTGATGGATAGTCTTTTGTTTCTCGGAAAATGAGGCATTTGGCCGCGTTCCTCTTGTGTTGGACAATACATAATATGTTTATAACAAAAAATCAAAGAATTGCGTCTTATGAAAGGACTAAGGTTCCCGATCTTTTTTTCAAAAATTAAACGGGAGGTATATCTATGAAAAAAGCATTAATAACAGGAATCACAGGTCAGGACGGTTCATATCTGGCAGAATTGTTGTTAGAAAAGGGTTATAAAGTTTATGGGTTAAGAAGAAGAACAGCCACACCAAACTTTGAAAATATCAAACATTTAGAAAATGAAATTGAGTTTATTTCCGGTGATCTTCGTGACCTAACATCTTTAACCGAAGCGGTTAAAGCGACAAAACCTGATGAAGTTTATAATTTGGCGGCACAATCATTTGTAGGGGATTCTTGGAGGCAGCCGATCTATACAAGTGAGGTTACAGGTCTTGGAGTAACAAACATTTTAGAGGCAATTCGTTTATCAAAACGTGATGCACGTTTTTACCAGGCATCGAGCAGTGAAATGTTCGGAAAGGTCGTGGAAACACCCCAAAAGGAAACGACTCCATTTTATCCGCGAAGTCCATATGGCGTAGCAAAAGTTTATGGTCATTGGATTACAGTAAATTATCGGGAAAGTTACGACATGTATGCATGCTCGGGAATTTTATTTAATCATGAATCTCCACGTCGCGGGATCGAATTTGTTACACGGAAAGTCACGGATGCAGTTACCAAAATCAAGCTTGGTCTTCAGGATAAGTTACATTTAGGTAATTTAGACGCCAAGCGCGACTGGGGATTTGCCGGAGATTATGTGGAAGCAATGTGGCTAATGCTGCAACAAGAAGAACCAGATGATTATGTCATTGCTACGGGTGAAACCCATACGGTAAAGGAGTTAGTAGAAATCGCTTTTCAACATGTCGGTTTAAACTATCAAGATTATGTCGTACAAGATCCACAATTTGTGCGGCCGGCTGAAGTAGATATTTTATTGGGCGATCCTTCAAAAGCAAAACACAAGTTAGGGTGGGAATCAAAAGTATCTTTTGAAGATTTGGTAAAAATGATGGTTGACTCTGACTTAGCGAAAAATAAAGGACAGTGAGCATCACATAATAGTTCTTATATTTTTCATAACACATTCAGTCTTGCTCGTGCATCGACAAGATGAAGCTGACTGTAAGGAAAATAAAATTCATACGTCTAGACTGCACGATTGTGTAGTCTTTCTATTTTTGATCTGATCAAAAGGGAGGACATGAAATGACTCCAATCGTATCGGTTATTTTAACGAGTTATAACAAACCGAAAACCATTGGTAAAGCCATTGAGAGTGTGCTTAATCAAACATTTGGGAATTGGGAACTTTTCATAATGGACGATAACTCCCAAAAAGAAACTGTTGAAATCATACAACGATATGTAAATGATCCAAGAATTCACTATATTAACAGTCATATTCAAGATAGTGAAAGATATAAAACAACAAGATATGCAACATTAATTAATGAAGCAATACCGAAGACGAAAGGAAAGTACATTACTTATTTAACGGACGATAATATTTTCTTTCCTAAACGGTTCGAAATGATGGTAAAAGTGTTAGATCAAAATCCAAATATAGAGATCGTTTATTCTCAGCAATTAGTGACATGGCTTGACGAAAATGGTGGTGTTGAAAGGGAAGCTGTTCGAAGAACTTATGGAATATTAACGAATCCTAGTGGATTAGTGGATCATTGTTCCATCATGCATTCAAGAAAAATTGCTGATGATGTATTTAATGAATACGGCAGTTTCTGGGATGATAATCCAGTCAATTGGTTTAATGGAGATGCGGCATTTTGGAATCGATTAACAAAGTTTAAACCGTTTTATCCTATTCGAACCATTTTGGATATCGCTTTGAAAGACCCGGAATCTTTCCAAAGATTGTATACTCATTTGCCCAAAAAAATTCCAAACGGGACGTTGGTCAGAGGATTATTTTCTGATGTGTATATCATCGACAATCAGAAACGACGGAAAATTTCCCAAGATGTTTTTTATAAAATGAAATTTCATCCAGACCAGATAGTAAGAATACCAGATCCTTTTCTTTTTAAATATAATGAGGGATTCCCTGTCGACAGCCAGGTTTTCTCAGACCCATCTCTTTTTCCTAATCAAAGGCTCATTATGTCTCCACAAAATCCTTCGGTATATATTTTTCAAAACCATAAAAAGCATCTGATCCGAAATGATAAAGCATTTAAAGACTATAAATTTCAAAGGAATCAAATTGTGTATGTAAGTGACGATTTCTTGGCTCAAATACCAGACGGATTACCAATTGAAGAAATGTCCCATGAGATTTCGATTTTACCTGATGGCGTTTTATTTCATTCTCATTCCTTTCATTATATCAGTTTGAATAATCACCTTCATCCAATCGAAAAACAAGTGGCAATAAAACTAAACCTCCCTGTATCAGATCCAGTCAGAATTGATCATACCTTTTTGGCTAAATTCAAACAAGGAGAGCCTTTTACATGGTAAATTTTTTATCAAATTTCTGATGGCACTACTGTAATGTCAACATGAATAAATATGACACACTTACATTCATTCGTCATAAATTGGTAGAAGGTCAAGGTGAAATGAAAGGGGCGAACGGGATGAAGGAGATTTTTACAAAAATATATAAGAAGAATTTATGGGGGAGCTCTGAGTCGGTATCAGGGCCGGGTTCATCTCTTACGCAAACAAGGCCACTTATCAAGCAGTTACCCATTTTAATAAAACAACTTCAAATAAAAAAAGTTTTAGATGCACCTTGTGGTGATTTTAATTGGATGAAGGAAATTCACCAACATATAGAATCTTATATCGGTATTGATATTGTGGAAGAATTGATTGATCATAATAACAAAACATATACAACAGAGAATGTTCAGTTCATTCATTGTGACATGACAAAAGATCCTTTACCAAAGGTTGATTTAATTCTTTGCCGTGATTGTCTAGTACATTTTTGCATTGATGATATAAGATTAGCCATTAGCAATATGAAAGACAGTAGATCAAAGTATTTATTAACAACAACGTTTCCAAACAATAAGCGAAATACCGATATACTGACAGGGGGATGGCGTCCTCTTAATCTAGAAATGGAGCCCTTCCATTTTCCAAAACCAATCTTGTTGAT from Bacillus methanolicus MGA3 includes the following:
- a CDS encoding YheC/YheD family protein gives rise to the protein MKKDRSQPQIGFCVSRDYYPGLLGLVTHRLQFAPDDVAFIRFHLKDIDFDNLQVKGDKFHKDTGEWKEGVFPIPDVVYMQCSANREDIKRIEDVIGHNVFNSFIFDKWQGWNLLNNDKELRGHLPNTQLYQNNIDLINFLNKYHYKDVILKPIFGYSSEGIFRIKFQENEKIQLLQKQGLKMEMQEFTNYKEFWDFLSLNIHYGSYIIQQSIETIKQRENVSDIRLNMNKNSKGQWEVSLLLFRVATNSSIVIPLSISVFNLENFTKSSIYEKEKMGDIEKSIINLGHKICHAFDKSGYHMADLGIDLGMDENGHLWIFEVNPLPHPTLGSVRDYSLTRPVEYALYLASKRS
- a CDS encoding glycosyltransferase, translating into MDNLLKSLIEENYFINEKKKSGAELEINNDYHGEKNHPLKNDLLSFIEFLGLRLNCKYIVAFGCKHIDILEKLSLKFKIIVLDRKHNIENSINNKISDTWIEYNFEEVKILPISDQVLNESLILCLNQIEYLENPMNLLLNIQTAMKYSPMCLITTPERELQQPPDSSFILKSKRNWNISEFKKLLNHLIFNIEFLGLTKINKSTNKKDQILAIIGNEDLSKESFDDDFKVVALMAVYNEEDVIYYSINKLIEQKIYVYVLDNWSTDKTYDILKYFKSNPYFIGCERFPFTQPNENDNKFNFAQILERKEELSSSLDANWFIHCDADEIRESPWEELSLRDAIQYVDQMGYNAIDHTVINFHPIDNTFTSGDFEKHFKYFDFGIYHGGFIKTWKKTDQRINLLNSGGHDAQFNNRKVAPFKFLVKHYPLRSQMHAERKIFLERKPKFMDELKNKGWHIQYNGINNGDSFLRNPNELFLYSKNNFSSCFLVERLSNLYNWL
- the gmd gene encoding GDP-mannose 4,6-dehydratase; this translates as MKKALITGITGQDGSYLAELLLEKGYKVYGLRRRTATPNFENIKHLENEIEFISGDLRDLTSLTEAVKATKPDEVYNLAAQSFVGDSWRQPIYTSEVTGLGVTNILEAIRLSKRDARFYQASSSEMFGKVVETPQKETTPFYPRSPYGVAKVYGHWITVNYRESYDMYACSGILFNHESPRRGIEFVTRKVTDAVTKIKLGLQDKLHLGNLDAKRDWGFAGDYVEAMWLMLQQEEPDDYVIATGETHTVKELVEIAFQHVGLNYQDYVVQDPQFVRPAEVDILLGDPSKAKHKLGWESKVSFEDLVKMMVDSDLAKNKGQ
- a CDS encoding glycosyltransferase family A protein, which codes for MTPIVSVILTSYNKPKTIGKAIESVLNQTFGNWELFIMDDNSQKETVEIIQRYVNDPRIHYINSHIQDSERYKTTRYATLINEAIPKTKGKYITYLTDDNIFFPKRFEMMVKVLDQNPNIEIVYSQQLVTWLDENGGVEREAVRRTYGILTNPSGLVDHCSIMHSRKIADDVFNEYGSFWDDNPVNWFNGDAAFWNRLTKFKPFYPIRTILDIALKDPESFQRLYTHLPKKIPNGTLVRGLFSDVYIIDNQKRRKISQDVFYKMKFHPDQIVRIPDPFLFKYNEGFPVDSQVFSDPSLFPNQRLIMSPQNPSVYIFQNHKKHLIRNDKAFKDYKFQRNQIVYVSDDFLAQIPDGLPIEEMSHEISILPDGVLFHSHSFHYISLNNHLHPIEKQVAIKLNLPVSDPVRIDHTFLAKFKQGEPFTW
- a CDS encoding class I SAM-dependent methyltransferase, which gives rise to MKEIFTKIYKKNLWGSSESVSGPGSSLTQTRPLIKQLPILIKQLQIKKVLDAPCGDFNWMKEIHQHIESYIGIDIVEELIDHNNKTYTTENVQFIHCDMTKDPLPKVDLILCRDCLVHFCIDDIRLAISNMKDSRSKYLLTTTFPNNKRNTDILTGGWRPLNLEMEPFHFPKPILLINEFRNKRNRTYMDKSLGLWELDTLSF